The genomic stretch CCGGTCTCAAACAACACCAACAAAAAAAGCCCCACCGGGATACGGTTAGGGCTGTCATCAGCGCGAAACCTTTTTAGCGAGTTGTTTTACGTGGCCGCAAGCCGGTTGACCAAATCACCACGATGTTTTTGATGTACTAGAGAAGAGGGTTGAGGGTCAATAGAAAACGTAAATTGAAGGAACATTTTTTTGTTCGGGGTATCATTGTCCGAACTCTACCACCCACCCGGCGGCGTAGAACAAATTTTTAACGCTAGCGCCAAATAGCAGAATATCAGGAGCAAGTTCAGGTAAACGAGATGCCGCCTGAATGGCATTTGTTTAAATCTTCTCAGGAAATCTTGCATTTTATCCCCCTCAATATTTTTCGTGCTTGAGGGGCTATGAAAGGTCTGGGACGGTTTTTATTTGTTCATGCCTATTTCGCCGCTCTCTAGTATTGGGTCCGGGGCCTTCCCATATTATAATCCTTACAAAGTTTTTTAGGGCCTCAGCTCAGTTAGGAAAAATGTATGTCAAATCTTGTAGCCACGGATGGGTTGTTTTTTGAGCGGGCGGGGTTGGATCAGAATCGCGTTGAGGCGATTGTTGAGGACTCATTGGCGGGGTCTGACGATGGCGAGTTGTTCTTGGAATACTGTCAATCGGAAAGCGTAATGTTCGATGATGGCCAGCTTAAAAGCGCCAACTTTGATACCGCGCAGGGATTTGGCTTACGGGCTGTCGCTGGGGAGACAACCGGATATTCTCATGCCTCCGACCTGAGCGAAGACGCCATCAAGCGTGCGGGTGAAACTGTTAAGTCAGTCAGTGCTGGCCATGGCGGGACGATGGCCGCAGGGCCTGTTGGCACCAACCAAGGCCTCTACATTGACGACAATCCTTTGGGCCTCGTCGCGTTTGAGACAAAGGTCAAGCTGATGGCCGACATTGATGCCTATGCGCGGGGCAAGGATGAACGGGTCCAGCAGGTCACCGCATCGTTGAGCGGAAACTGGCAGGCGGTGCAGATCATTCGACCGGGCGGTGAGCGCGCTGGCGACATCCGTCCCTTGGTGCGGCTGAACGTTTCCGTCGTGGTTGGACAAGGCGACCGCATGGAAGCCGGCAGTTTCGGCGCAGGCGGTCGGGTGACCTATGATGAATATCTGAAGCCGGAAACCTGGAAGGGTGCAGTCGACAAAGCCTTGCAACAGGCGTTGATTAATTTGGAATCCGTGCCCGCACCGGCGGGTGAAATGCCGGTGGTACTTGGCCCTGGCTGGCCGGGGATCATGCTGCACGAAGCCATCGGCCATGGTTTGGAAGGTGATTTTAACCGCAAGGGCACGTCTGCGTTCGCGGGCCTGATGGGCGAACGGGTGGCGTCTCCTGGCGTCACCGTGGTAGATGATGGCACAATGTCAGACCGTCGCGGCTCGCTGACCATTGATGACGAAGGCACGCCGACCCAACGCACGGTGTTGATTGAGGATGGTATCCTCACAGGCTATATGCAGGACCGTTTGAATGCGCGTCTGATGGGAGTACCCGCGACCGGGAACGGGCGAAGGCAAAGCTATGCCCACAGTCCCATTCCGCGCATGACCAACACCTACATGATCAATGGTGACAAAGACCCGGACGAAATTATCGGCTCGGTCGATAAGGGGCTGTATGCGGTGAATTTCGGCGGCGGGCAGGTTGATATCACATCCGGAAAATTTGTCTTCACCTGCACCGAAGCCTACATGATCGAAGGCGGCAAAGTCGGCGTACCTGTCAAAGGCGCGACCTTAATTGGAAACGGCCCTGATGTGCTGACCCGTGTATCGATGATCGGCAACGACATGGCCTTGGATACGGGGGTCGGAACTTGCGGCAAGGATGGCCAAGGGGTTCCGGTCGGTGTTGGTCAACCGACGACAAAGATCGACAACCTGACTGTTGGGGGTACAGCGGTCTAGGCGCTCGCAGCCCGTTGGCGCGCCGATACGTAGGCCATCAATCCCACGGTGGCGAGCGACAAGGCGCAGGCACTTAGACCCAACGACCAGTGAATGCCGATAAAGCTGCCACCGACGCCGATGGAAAGCCCGCTAAACGTCATCATGCCGAGAAAGGCCATGTTGTAGAGGCCGATAACCCGCCCGCGAATTTCCGTTGGCGCGTTGAGCTGGACCAATGTTTGCGCCATGGAACTGTAGGCAAGGTTCATAAATCCTGAGATAAACAACAAGGCCAAGGACAGCGGATAACTTGTCGATATCGCAAAGCCTGCAATGGCGAAGCACCAGATAAGAACCAGAATAATGGCTGTTCTAGGCTTCGCTTCCAACAGGTTGCCACTTTCGAGGACAATTCCAGCAATCACAGCCCCCGCTGCATTGGCAGCGAGGAGAACGCTATAATACAAACCCGATTGTCCATAGCCGAGATCGCGGGTGAATTCCGGCATCTGCGCCTGATGGGCGCTGCCGATGAACAGCGACGCCGCACCCACCAGTAAGATCATGGAGAAGATCGTCGAATTTCCGGCGACACTGCGAATTGTAGGCAAGATATCTGCAAAACCACGCAGTGCACGTCTTGGTGACTTCTCTCCGTTGGCATGTTTTCCATAGGGTGCCTTCCACAGCCAAAGGGTGAGCGGCAAATAGATCAACACATTAACCAGCAGCCCCAAAGCAGGCCCAAACAACAACATCATGCCGCCGCCAATCGCTGGTCCCAATAAGATACCGAGCTTGCGCGACGTTGCCAGCAATCGAACACCACTTTGCAGTTGCGCCCCGCCGACAATGTCATGGATCAGCATTTGCGACGCGGGTCCCCAAAACACACCGGCAAATCCGTGAACGATCAACAACACACCCGCATGCCACATCTCCAGGGTATCGGTGTAGATCAAATACCCCCAACACAGCGACGCGATCATGAACAAGCCCATACCGAATTGAACAATGCGCCGGGGGTCATATCGATCAGCTAACGCACCAGAGAGAAATGAAAATAAAAGAAATGGCAGCCAGTGTGAAATAACAGCGAAGCCCGCTAAGGCGGGGGATTGAAACTTTTGAAAGATCACCCAATACGTAATCACGTGTTCGATGTTATCGGCCATCATCGCCAGCGCACTGCCGACTAAATACATGCGGGCGCCAGGGTGGCGTAGGGCTGCGAAGGATTGGCGCGGAGGCTTTTCAGCGTCGGTCGTCGGAGAATTCATAGAGGGACTTTCGCCGGTTTGAAGGCCCTAATATAAGCGCCGGTATAGGCCTGCTGCAAGGTAGGTTAGGCGGTTGTGCCAGGAACAGGGATTTGGCAGACTTACCTTCAGAACTCTGCCAGTGAGGAGGAATGCCTACTATGGAAGCGTTCGTTATTATTCTGAGCATCGTCGGGGTGATACTGCTCTGGGCGATTATGATCTATAATCGCTTGGTCCGGAAAAAGACCATGGTCGAAGAAGGTTGGAGCGGCATTGACGTCCAATTGAAACGCCGGGCAAATTTAATTCCCAACCTTATCGAGACCGTAAAGGGCTACGTCGGCCACGAAAAGGAAGTGCTGGAAAGCGTGACCGAGCTTCGTACCCGGTCGCTGAATGCGGGTGCACCAGGGGATAGAAGTCAAGTTGAGGGTCTATTAGGGGTGGCGCTCGGAAAATTATTTGCTGTTGCCGAGGATTATCCCGACCTAAAGGCGAACCAGAATTTTATTGAATTGCAAGGGTCTCTGGAGGAGACGGAAGAACAAATCCAACTGTCCCGGCGTTATTACAACGGGGCCGTACGCGACCTTAATATCCAGATTGATTCATTTCCGTCCAACTTAGTCGCCAATCATTTCCAGTTTCAAAAGGCTGAATTCTTTGAATTAGAAGATCCAGCGGCTCGTGCTGTTCCGACGGTATCGTTCGATTAGCCATGCGCACCTTCCGCCAAATATTTTTTGTGCAATTATTATTTTTTGGGGCGGCGTTGGTTCTATGCGCCAGCGGGGCTGTCGCCGCGCAAGAAGAAATTCTCAACTTCGAGAGTCAAATATCCGTGCATGGGGATTCAACCGTCACGGTCATAGAAACCATCACCGTGCAGAGCGCAGGCCAGGAAATTAAGCGCGGCATCTACCGTGACTTTCCGACAGCGTATACCAACCGTCAGGGCAATACAGTTCGCGCTGGATTCAAAGTGCTGGGCGTCACCCGGGAAGGCCAGACAATTGATTTCTGGGTCGAGAAGCGTTCCGATGGTCCCAGGGTTTACATGGGCAACAAAGATAAATTCATAAAGCCGGGCGTTCATACTTTCCAACTGACCTACAAAACGGATCGCCAGATTGGTTATTTTAAAGACTTCGACGAAATTTATTGGAATGTGACGGGCGACAGGTGGGCATTTCCAATCCGTCAGGCAGAGGCCGTGGTGCACTTGCCTGCTGGGGCCAAGGTTGTGCAAAGTGCTGCTTACACTGGTCGGCGGGGTTCGAAAGGTCAGGCGTATTCTGCAACGACCGATCTAGACGGCAGTCTCCGTTTTTCAACCACGAACCGGCTTAATCGGGGTGAAGGTCTGACCATTGCCGTTGCGTGGCCCAAGGGTTTTGTCGTTGAACCTAAGGGTGCCCAAAAGGCGACGCAGGTGCTCGAAGAAAATCTGAGCATTATCGCTGCACTGGTAGGCCTTCTTTTGGTCCTTGCCTATTACCTATTTGCCTGGAACCGGGTTGGTCGTGATCTGGTCGGTGGGCCAATTGTTCCGTTGTTTGAAGCCCCAAAGGGTTTTTCACCGGCGGCGTCGCGCTACCTTTCGAATATGCGATTCGACAACACGGTCTTTGCGGCTGCGGTTGTCAGCATGGCGGTAAAAGGGGCACTCAAGATCGAGGATGATAATGGAACCTTCTATGTAACTCGAACTTCAAGCGACACGGCTAATTTATCGCCGGGTGAAAAGGCATTGTCGAGGGTACTGTTTTCTGGCGCGCAATCCGTAGAGCTGGACAATGAAAACCACGGGAAAATTGGTGGAGCTCGGGGGGCTCTGGAGAAAAAATTAAAGCGGGAATTGGAAACCATCCACTTCAATACCAACCGCCTCTATTTATTGCCAGGCATCGTGCTTTCTGTAATCACCGTATTGTTTATTGCCGGTCTGTCATCTGACCACGAATTGGTCCTATTTATGGCGCTATGGGTTTCAGGGTGGACAGCGGGTTGCTATGGGCTCATCGTCAGGTCAATTAATACATGGAAGGCTGTTACCAACGGCGGCAAGGGTGTTATCACCGCGATCGTTAACACTTTATTTGCTGCCCCTTTCCTGATTGGCGAAGTTGCGGGGCTCATCTTTTTAGCAGACGCGGTATCGCTGCCGACGGCGTGTCTGATGGTCTTGATTGCGGCGTTTGTTCCGTTTTTCCACAACCTACTTCGCGCACCCACTCTCAAGGGTCGGCGAGTGATGGACCAGATCAACGGTTTTAAACTTTATCTCTCGGTGGCGGAGAAACATCGTCTGGAGGCTCTGCACCCGCCGAAGGAAACACCGGAGCTTTTTGAGGCTTATTTGCCTTACGCTCTGGCGCTTGATGTCGGCCACGAATGGAGTACGCGATTTGCCGGCCTGCTTTCGGGCGCTGGTAATGATCCTGGACGCGGCTACCAACCCGGCTGGTACTCAGGGTCATCATGGAACAGCCATGGACTTTCGGGCCTTGGTGATAATCTTAGCAATTCATTTTCTGACGCCCTCGGCTCATCTGCTACGGCTCCCAGCAGCAGCGGTAGCGGGGGCGGTGGATTTTCAGGTGGCGGCGGCGGTGGCGGTGGCGGGGGTGGATTTTGATTTGTATTAATTTCGGAGAAATTAAGAGATGCGACTAAAAGACAAAACAGCAATGATCATTGGCGCAGGGCAGGCCCCTGGGTCATCGCCGGCAATTGGCAATGGACGCGCAACGTCCGTATTATTCGCAAGAGAAGGGGCTCGTATTCTGGCCGTTGATCGTTATCTCGCCTCGGCAGAAGAAACCGTTGCCATGATCAAAGACGAAGGTGGTGAAGCAGCGGCGGTCGAAGCCGACGTGACGGATGAGGCCGCTGTCGAGGCCGCGGTTCAGGACTGCGTCGCGCGGTGGGGACGGATCGATATCCTGCATTATAATGTAGGAATGAGTGTTGAGGCTGGTGATGCACCGATGACTGAGATCACAACCGAGTCCTTTGATAAAATCGTTAGCGTCAATCTGCGCGGCATGGTCTACGCCTGCAAGCACACCTTGCCGGGGATGCGCGAGCAGGGGTCGGGAGCGATTGTCAGCATCTCTTCAATGGCAGCGTGGGAGAATTACCCCTGGGTCGGTTACAAGGCGACCAAATCGGCAATGATTGCGTTGACAGAACAGCTTGCCATCCAGAATGCAGAATATGGGGTGCGCGCCAATGTGATCCTACCAGGATTGATGGACACGCCCATGGCGGTTGATCGTCGGGCTGAGGCTTGGGGTCGATCACGGGAAGACGTCGCTGCCGAACGGGATGCGAAAATTCCGCTGTTGGGTAAAATGGGAACCGCCTGGGATGTTGCCTATGCCGCACTCTTTCTAGCGTCCGACGAAGCCAAATTCATCACTGGCGCGGCACTTCCGGTCGACGGCGGCCGAGGATGTAACATAGGATAGGGGGGGTAACATAGGGTAGGGGGGGCTAACGATTGCGCCTATTTCTATTTTCTTTCTAACCTTTGTCTTATAATGGCGTCTCTTTGTTCGACCATTTTGGCGATAGACTCACTTTCCCAGGCGCTTCGACAACGAGTTCCCAGGTCCTTAGAGTGTTGTAGCATCTCCAATCCGTCTTCGCGGCATTGTTGGATTTTCACCTTACAATTTTGCGCAGTATCTGCGAGATCTGAGAACTTAGACGCCATGGTCTTCATGTTATCGGAGTATAACCCAATTTCTGCAGTCAGGTTGAATTCCTGATTGTCGTTTGAAGCTCTATCAACATCGATGGAATTTCCAGAGTTGATAAAAATTTGACGCGCCATCGTAAAACTCCCGCTCTCAATTTACGTCATTGATGACAATATTAATTGAGCCCTGTTTCATTGAAATGAACGCCATGTGACAAAAATATTAACACATGTTACAGAAATAGTTTTACGTTGTGGCGGAATATGTGCGGGATTGCATGCGCTTAATAGAAGGTGTTAATTATCAGGCCTAGTGATCAATTTCTGATCGCAAATTCCGAAAGTAAATTATCTTGCAGCCTCAAAGACTTCGCCACCGGTTTTTGAACGTCGGCCACTTTGTTGATCATATGTTCGTGCTGATCTTCGCGAAGGCCGCGTTTAGCGCGGGTCTGGCGTTCGGGCTGGCGGAAGACGGTGCCTATGCCGAAATGATCCCGTATGGCATCCCGTCGCTGTTGCTGTACGGCGCGTGCGCCCCGGTCGCCGCATACCTGGCTGACAAATGGGACCGCAATGGCATGATCGTCGTCTTTTTTGTTGGTATTGGCCTCGCCTCTATCGCGACGAGTTTTGCCGAGACACCTCTGCAAATGGGCTTCGGGTTGGCCGTTCTCGGAATCTTTGCGGCAATCTATCACCCGGTCGGCGTTACCATGGTTATCCACGGCGGCGGCAACGTTGGCTGGCGGCTGGGGATTAACGGGGTTTGGGGTCACATGGGTGTCGCGGCGGCACCCTTGATTACGGGGTTCATCCTTGCAGATTTTGACTGGCGCATGGCGTTTATCGTGCCCGGCGTCATATCGATCATGATTGGTGTGGGATACGCTCAATTCGTCAAAAGGAGCCAGATTGAGCAGTTAGAAGCAATCGCTCGGGAAAAAGAAATGATCGGATTTGCACCCGGTTGGAAGCGGGCGCTTTGTGCGCTAACGCTGATAACAGCCGCAGGTGGCTTCATCTTTGGAACCATAACCTTCGTCATCCCGCGCATGTTCGAGGTAAGCTTGAGCGAGATTACTGTCGATGTCGCAACGACGGGAATGCTGGCGGCTCTGGTTTTCGCCGTTGCGTCCTTCGCTCAGCTTGTCACCGGGCGGATTGTCGACCGGCATCAAGTCCGTCCGATACTTATGACGGTAGCTTTGGGGCAACCGGTGTTCATTGGGCTGATGGCGCTGCAAACTGATTATGCGCTGTTCTTCGCAACACTGTTGGCATTGGCCTTCATCTTC from Rhodospirillaceae bacterium encodes the following:
- a CDS encoding LemA family protein; this encodes MEAFVIILSIVGVILLWAIMIYNRLVRKKTMVEEGWSGIDVQLKRRANLIPNLIETVKGYVGHEKEVLESVTELRTRSLNAGAPGDRSQVEGLLGVALGKLFAVAEDYPDLKANQNFIELQGSLEETEEQIQLSRRYYNGAVRDLNIQIDSFPSNLVANHFQFQKAEFFELEDPAARAVPTVSFD
- a CDS encoding MFS transporter, producing MFVLIFAKAAFSAGLAFGLAEDGAYAEMIPYGIPSLLLYGACAPVAAYLADKWDRNGMIVVFFVGIGLASIATSFAETPLQMGFGLAVLGIFAAIYHPVGVTMVIHGGGNVGWRLGINGVWGHMGVAAAPLITGFILADFDWRMAFIVPGVISIMIGVGYAQFVKRSQIEQLEAIAREKEMIGFAPGWKRALCALTLITAAGGFIFGTITFVIPRMFEVSLSEITVDVATTGMLAALVFAVASFAQLVTGRIVDRHQVRPILMTVALGQPVFIGLMALQTDYALFFATLLALAFIFGQVPITDAVLSRYVPDEWRAKTLSFKFLLNLIIGALALLCARYILGAGGGFGMVMAVTAGSAVMIVIGALLLPTQAQGERLA
- a CDS encoding MFS transporter, with amino-acid sequence MNSPTTDAEKPPRQSFAALRHPGARMYLVGSALAMMADNIEHVITYWVIFQKFQSPALAGFAVISHWLPFLLFSFLSGALADRYDPRRIVQFGMGLFMIASLCWGYLIYTDTLEMWHAGVLLIVHGFAGVFWGPASQMLIHDIVGGAQLQSGVRLLATSRKLGILLGPAIGGGMMLLFGPALGLLVNVLIYLPLTLWLWKAPYGKHANGEKSPRRALRGFADILPTIRSVAGNSTIFSMILLVGAASLFIGSAHQAQMPEFTRDLGYGQSGLYYSVLLAANAAGAVIAGIVLESGNLLEAKPRTAIILVLIWCFAIAGFAISTSYPLSLALLFISGFMNLAYSSMAQTLVQLNAPTEIRGRVIGLYNMAFLGMMTFSGLSIGVGGSFIGIHWSLGLSACALSLATVGLMAYVSARQRAASA
- a CDS encoding DUF2207 domain-containing protein, which codes for MQLLFFGAALVLCASGAVAAQEEILNFESQISVHGDSTVTVIETITVQSAGQEIKRGIYRDFPTAYTNRQGNTVRAGFKVLGVTREGQTIDFWVEKRSDGPRVYMGNKDKFIKPGVHTFQLTYKTDRQIGYFKDFDEIYWNVTGDRWAFPIRQAEAVVHLPAGAKVVQSAAYTGRRGSKGQAYSATTDLDGSLRFSTTNRLNRGEGLTIAVAWPKGFVVEPKGAQKATQVLEENLSIIAALVGLLLVLAYYLFAWNRVGRDLVGGPIVPLFEAPKGFSPAASRYLSNMRFDNTVFAAAVVSMAVKGALKIEDDNGTFYVTRTSSDTANLSPGEKALSRVLFSGAQSVELDNENHGKIGGARGALEKKLKRELETIHFNTNRLYLLPGIVLSVITVLFIAGLSSDHELVLFMALWVSGWTAGCYGLIVRSINTWKAVTNGGKGVITAIVNTLFAAPFLIGEVAGLIFLADAVSLPTACLMVLIAAFVPFFHNLLRAPTLKGRRVMDQINGFKLYLSVAEKHRLEALHPPKETPELFEAYLPYALALDVGHEWSTRFAGLLSGAGNDPGRGYQPGWYSGSSWNSHGLSGLGDNLSNSFSDALGSSATAPSSSGSGGGGFSGGGGGGGGGGGF
- a CDS encoding SDR family oxidoreductase, which translates into the protein MRLKDKTAMIIGAGQAPGSSPAIGNGRATSVLFAREGARILAVDRYLASAEETVAMIKDEGGEAAAVEADVTDEAAVEAAVQDCVARWGRIDILHYNVGMSVEAGDAPMTEITTESFDKIVSVNLRGMVYACKHTLPGMREQGSGAIVSISSMAAWENYPWVGYKATKSAMIALTEQLAIQNAEYGVRANVILPGLMDTPMAVDRRAEAWGRSREDVAAERDAKIPLLGKMGTAWDVAYAALFLASDEAKFITGAALPVDGGRGCNIG
- the tldD gene encoding metalloprotease TldD, translated to MSNLVATDGLFFERAGLDQNRVEAIVEDSLAGSDDGELFLEYCQSESVMFDDGQLKSANFDTAQGFGLRAVAGETTGYSHASDLSEDAIKRAGETVKSVSAGHGGTMAAGPVGTNQGLYIDDNPLGLVAFETKVKLMADIDAYARGKDERVQQVTASLSGNWQAVQIIRPGGERAGDIRPLVRLNVSVVVGQGDRMEAGSFGAGGRVTYDEYLKPETWKGAVDKALQQALINLESVPAPAGEMPVVLGPGWPGIMLHEAIGHGLEGDFNRKGTSAFAGLMGERVASPGVTVVDDGTMSDRRGSLTIDDEGTPTQRTVLIEDGILTGYMQDRLNARLMGVPATGNGRRQSYAHSPIPRMTNTYMINGDKDPDEIIGSVDKGLYAVNFGGGQVDITSGKFVFTCTEAYMIEGGKVGVPVKGATLIGNGPDVLTRVSMIGNDMALDTGVGTCGKDGQGVPVGVGQPTTKIDNLTVGGTAV